From a region of the bacterium genome:
- the rny gene encoding ribonuclease Y codes for MDTTLFVLCGIGLIAIGCLIPMLVMYGRLRRQVLDERGVDVDTARREAQRILGRAEDEGRARAEAYREREEALLENRKLEVAASEERLIQRERTLEQRASNLAQREQMLLNREAGVSELQGEIEEFAESARANLERISALDARAAREELVEQVRDEARREAMLLVRDSEMRAREEADRRARRILATAIERLSTEVVMESTVSAVPLPGEEMKGRIIGREGRNIRAFESVTGVNLVVDETPEMVVVSCFDPVRREIARITLEKLIADGRIHPAAIEDLHAKAQAEVEQSARDAGEWALLDVGISRMHPELVTLLGRLKYRTSYGQNVLNHLVESAHIAGMLGAELGVDPIPIKRAAFLHDIGKAVSYQVEGAHALIGAEIARRFGEEAPIVHGIEAHHNDVEPRTLLAILVQAADTVSAARPGARRVELASHVRRLEKMEDLISEFDGVDRVFAMQAGREVRVVVDPVSVTDLEASDLVRRISRRLERDLRYPGQIEVTVIRELRVTDYAR; via the coding sequence ATGGATACGACGCTATTCGTGCTGTGCGGGATAGGGCTCATCGCCATCGGATGCCTGATTCCGATGCTCGTGATGTATGGACGTCTTCGTCGGCAGGTGCTGGACGAGCGCGGAGTTGACGTCGACACCGCCCGCCGCGAGGCGCAGCGCATACTGGGAAGGGCCGAGGATGAAGGACGGGCTCGGGCGGAGGCCTACCGTGAGCGCGAGGAGGCCCTGCTCGAGAATAGGAAGTTGGAGGTGGCCGCCTCCGAGGAGCGCCTGATCCAGAGGGAACGGACCCTGGAACAGCGCGCATCCAACCTGGCCCAGCGTGAGCAGATGCTCCTTAACCGCGAGGCCGGCGTGTCCGAGCTTCAGGGCGAGATCGAGGAGTTCGCCGAGAGCGCCCGAGCCAACCTGGAGCGGATCAGCGCGCTGGATGCCCGCGCCGCTCGCGAAGAGCTGGTCGAGCAGGTCCGCGACGAGGCGCGGCGTGAGGCGATGCTGCTGGTGCGGGACAGCGAGATGCGGGCTCGCGAGGAGGCCGACCGGCGGGCCCGACGCATCCTTGCCACCGCCATCGAGCGCTTGTCTACCGAAGTGGTCATGGAGAGCACCGTGTCGGCCGTCCCGCTCCCCGGCGAGGAGATGAAGGGGCGGATCATCGGCCGGGAGGGTCGCAACATCCGGGCCTTCGAGTCGGTCACCGGTGTCAATCTGGTGGTTGACGAGACGCCCGAGATGGTGGTGGTCTCCTGCTTCGATCCCGTCCGGCGGGAGATCGCCCGGATCACCTTGGAGAAGCTGATAGCTGACGGGCGTATTCACCCGGCCGCCATCGAGGATTTGCATGCCAAGGCGCAGGCCGAGGTGGAGCAGTCGGCCCGCGACGCCGGCGAGTGGGCGCTGCTTGACGTAGGCATCTCCCGCATGCATCCCGAGCTGGTTACGCTGCTGGGCCGCCTCAAGTACCGGACCTCCTACGGCCAGAACGTTCTCAACCACCTGGTCGAGTCGGCTCACATCGCCGGCATGCTGGGCGCCGAACTCGGGGTCGATCCCATCCCGATCAAGCGGGCCGCGTTCCTCCACGACATCGGCAAGGCGGTGTCCTACCAGGTCGAGGGGGCGCATGCGTTGATCGGCGCCGAGATCGCCCGGCGGTTCGGCGAGGAGGCGCCCATCGTGCACGGAATCGAGGCACACCACAACGATGTGGAGCCCCGCACGCTGCTGGCCATCCTCGTGCAGGCCGCGGACACGGTCTCAGCGGCCCGTCCGGGTGCGAGGCGGGTGGAGTTGGCCTCCCACGTGAGGCGTTTGGAGAAGATGGAGGATCTGATCAGCGAGTTCGACGGGGTGGACCGCGTGTTCGCCATGCAGGCCGGCCGCGAGGTCCGGGTGGTGGTCGATCCGGTGAGCGTGACCGACCTCGAGGCATCCGACCTGGTGCGGCGCATATCGCGCCGGCTCGAGCGCGACCTCCGCTACCCCGGCCAGATCGAAGTGACCGTGATCCGGGAGCTCCGGGTCACCGACTACGCCCGGTAG
- the miaB gene encoding tRNA (N6-isopentenyl adenosine(37)-C2)-methylthiotransferase MiaB, producing MSQVVQLAPPTRRSVERRRPTRAGRSYFLRTFGCQMNEHDSERVAGLFEADGMVRARSLDEADVVFVNTCTIRENADNRMYGNLGQLKQLKDAQSGRMLIVGGCAAQKDRELVRERAPWVDVVLGTHNLHRVVDLLDQAEEWGPVTEIVDALDTMPSELPVRRESPYSAWVTIQIGCNNTCTFCIVPAVRGPEISRRPGDIIREIEQLASEGVIEVTLLGQNVDTYGRDLAIDGRRRPIFAQLLARVGEVDGIRRIRFTSPHPNDFRRDVAEAMAGTEAVCEQLHFPLQSGSDRILAAMHRGYKARKFLNRLAMAREVIPDLTVSTDVIVGFPGETEDDFRKTLEVVEEARFDQAYMFLFSARPGTRAAAMTDRFVPDSVAKERFGRLVELQTRIGSERNRRHVGRRMEVLVEGPSKRDPSVATTRSRGNKIVHVEGEFAPGSLMDVTIERAGAHYLVGAPV from the coding sequence GTGAGCCAGGTCGTACAGCTCGCGCCACCCACGCGCCGCTCTGTGGAGCGGCGCCGGCCCACCCGCGCCGGGCGGAGCTACTTCCTGCGCACCTTCGGCTGCCAGATGAACGAGCACGACAGCGAGCGGGTAGCCGGGCTGTTCGAGGCGGACGGCATGGTCCGGGCCCGCTCCCTGGACGAGGCCGATGTGGTGTTCGTGAACACCTGCACCATCCGGGAGAACGCCGACAACCGGATGTACGGGAACCTGGGTCAGCTGAAGCAGCTGAAGGATGCCCAGTCCGGCCGCATGCTCATCGTCGGCGGTTGCGCCGCGCAGAAGGATCGGGAGTTGGTCCGGGAACGCGCCCCATGGGTGGACGTGGTGCTCGGCACCCACAATCTCCATCGGGTGGTCGACCTGCTGGACCAGGCGGAGGAGTGGGGTCCGGTCACCGAGATCGTGGATGCCCTGGACACCATGCCCTCCGAACTGCCGGTCCGCCGGGAGTCCCCGTACTCGGCGTGGGTGACGATCCAGATCGGCTGCAACAACACGTGCACATTCTGCATCGTGCCGGCGGTCAGGGGGCCGGAGATCAGCCGCCGGCCGGGCGACATCATCCGCGAGATAGAGCAGTTGGCTTCGGAAGGCGTGATCGAGGTCACCCTGCTGGGCCAGAACGTCGATACCTACGGGCGGGACCTGGCCATCGACGGGCGCCGTCGCCCGATCTTCGCCCAGTTGCTGGCGCGGGTGGGCGAGGTCGATGGAATCCGGCGGATCCGGTTCACCAGCCCGCATCCCAACGACTTCCGCCGCGACGTGGCCGAGGCGATGGCGGGCACCGAGGCGGTGTGCGAGCAACTCCACTTCCCGCTGCAGTCGGGCTCCGACCGGATCCTGGCGGCCATGCATCGGGGCTACAAGGCCCGGAAGTTCCTGAACCGGCTGGCGATGGCCAGGGAGGTCATCCCCGATCTGACCGTGTCCACAGACGTGATCGTGGGCTTCCCCGGCGAGACCGAGGATGACTTCCGGAAGACGCTCGAGGTAGTCGAGGAGGCTCGCTTCGACCAGGCCTACATGTTCCTGTTCTCGGCGCGCCCCGGGACCAGGGCGGCTGCCATGACCGATCGTTTCGTCCCCGACTCCGTGGCGAAGGAGCGGTTCGGGCGCTTGGTGGAGCTGCAGACCCGCATCGGGTCGGAGCGCAACCGGCGTCACGTGGGCAGGCGCATGGAGGTGCTGGTGGAAGGACCCTCCAAGCGCGATCCTTCGGTAGCGACCACGCGGAGCCGGGGCAACAAGATAGTCCATGTCGAGGGGGAGTTCGCCCCGGGAAGCCTGATGGATGTGACGATCGAGCGGGCCGGGGCGCACTACCTGGTCGGCGCTCCCGTCTGA